The region TGTTATTTGATGTTATAATCATTTTAAATGATTATgaagataaaagaaataagaaaagagaaaataattataaaaatgctGAAAATATGTGATAGGTATGACATGATGAAATATATAAAAGGATAAGATAGTAAGTAATACTTTTATCTGACTTTACCCGTGCATTTGTTACGCACGCTAGTCTCAGTGAATGATTTGTCGAAAACTCATCTTGAATTTCATCTATGAATTTAACATGCCATTTTGGTGGGTTATAATAACAGGTATGAGCGTTGGATCCATACAGTGAGATGAAATTACTAATTGTCGTCTATTTTCCTTATTTTAAGGTTACGTATACAATATTGATAtcataatattttatgttttacaCTAAACATGAATTAAAGGTAAATTGGATTTTTAATTAACCTATCAAATACACCAATTGCAAACCATAATACAATGTTCATTATCCTACCTAAACATAGAGACTCTATTAAATAAGCCCATAATATTGAAACAGAGTATTGAAaatgaattttcaaatttgtCATTTTCTAGTAAAACCCAATACATAACTAGGCCCAATATAACCAAGCTAGAGACCTACCATGAGCCCAACATGCGTCAGTATATTGattgatttcattttataagtccttttgaaaaaaatattataattatattccATACGAATATTTAACTAAATCAATTTTATTTCCTCTAATCTTAAGaatctttaaaaaatatatatattatcaaaataattatttcCAATGTATCGAGATTGGACTAAAATAAATACGATGTATGtatgtattattaatattattattgaatgtCAAAAATAAAACAACAGCTAAAAATCATTCCCCATTAGTAGTCAACTACCAATTAAATGTTAGCAGTTTGGCACAAAAAATTAAGAGAGTCAATAATGTCAATGCGTTTTAAATCACCAACGTTTTACAACTTTTGCAGTCAAACACTGAAAACTGAATTAGAGTTAAAAATGATGAGAGAAGACTGCAATTAGTAATTGACCAAGTAATTAGAAtaagaataaataaatcaaatcataGGTACttaagttttgatttttttaaaactccatactgcattttaataaataaatcaaatcataGCAATAACGAGATTTGCATTTAAAATATCCATACGAGTATCTAATAGGCTGGtagaaataaataaacttatgaattataatagtagtatattattcttctttcaaatAATGGACATTATTTTTGATATCCAGTGAGTAGATGCGGATATTAATAACCATTAAAAACATATAAAATcagattttataaaattttggtaagagagtatatttattaaatgaaaatagaaagagggcaaaaagatttaattagaaacCATAATTGTAGCTCTTTTATTCACACCTAATTAAAACTCAGCAACCTCAGAGTAACTTGGTAAATTATTGCAAATCCTCAAACAATATAATAGATATTTATAATTGAAAACAGTAAATATTCTCATTTCAATTACTTATCTATCCATATTTATTGTGCAATAACAAAACGGCTATTATTAATTCACAATTAAATGCCGctgcaaaattatcatttttttgctctaaaaaaatcacactatAAGTATGAGGCCTCTCTGCTTCTAAACAGTTACATAACCAtttaaattgtgattttttcagggttaaagaagaaaaagatgCCAAAGGCAAATCAAATCCCTAAATCGCTGCAAGAGTGCctctcaaaactcaaaatctcaaaCAAACAGTTTCCACAGCGCCGGCGGCAAATACTTCCTGGTGGCGCCGGCGGCAAGGAGAAGGAAGACGACAGCGTAACGCTCTCTGATATCGACAAATTCCTATTCGAGAATTTCCGATCGCTCTACCGAGAGGAGTACGAAGAAGGAATCTCGAGGAAAACCGCGTTTCTGCACGAATCGCCGCGGCTGCAcgagccgccgccgccggagaACCTCTGCGGATCGGCGCGGTTCTTCGTCGAGTGCGGGTCGGCGAGCTCGCGGATCACGGATGAGCCATTCTCGTCTGTCTCTTCCTCGTCGACGGCGGCGGCTGACGGTGCGTTGGCGCCGGAGGATTTCATCGCGCTGATGACTTATTCGCCGGATCCGTACGATGATTTCCGGCGGTCGATGCAGGAGATGGTGGAGGTGAGGATGGAGCATAATCGGAATGTGGATTGGAAGTTTCTGGAAGAGCTGTTGTTTTGTTATTTGGATCTGAACAATAAGAAGTCTTATCGGTTTATTCTGCGAGCTTTCGTCGATGTGATCGTGCTTTTGCGAGAGAAATCCGGCAAATCGCCGGCAAATAAGCCGTTGCTGAGCGGCGGAGGTCGGGGAGGGAAGATGTGAGGCATGCATGAAATGAGTCAAATTGTGATTTCTATAATTTTATTctcctcttttttttcattgTGACTATTTAAGATAATTGTttttatataatactactactatgatTGTAACGTGGTGTCTTTGTACTTTTAAATTCGTAAATAGAATATTATGTTATTAGTTATGTATAACATAAAATGCTTTCTTATTGTAATGCTTTAATCTATTGAAATGAcatacctatatatataatgcaaactagactcatatactattaattatGAAGTGTTCCTTTATTGTTTCCTTTTCTGAGACATGGTAGAAACTGGATTCTAGTGCAAGACCTTTCAATCTTTTTGATTTTGTACATCAAATCTTAAATTTCTCTGAAATTGGATCTGAGATTCCTAATTAAAAATGAATCGAAAACTGAGAAGCATATTAAGACGGAAGTAGTCGTGATGTCGCCCGAAATCGTTTCATATGGATGAAAGCAGACCTTCGGTCGTGTTCTATAAGCACGACTTCAAAAGCCAGATGCCTAAAACGGCTAGTTATATGCAGACATTAGACGTGGGTAGTGACTGGTTATGCATAGAACTCGAAAGTTTGAAATGGTAATATCAAATATGCACCATGTCCATCGATCGCGATCGCGTCACTAAGACATGCTTATTGTACATAAGACAACTAGGATTCAGTTTGGTCAAAAATGTTCGTCGTGtgcaaaatggaaaaaagttaTGAAAGTTCATATATTTAGCGGCTAATACCCTATTTCAAAATGTGAACggtatataatattttttttgaattgcAAGGAATTAATAATGGTAGAATTGTAAACAGGTTAGGTAGAACAACCGTAATTAAATTGCTTTTGTGTTGCTTTCTGAAGtcaattttcttatatattgtCTTACAGATAAGTAGTCAATAATAGTTGAAGCAAACATTCATGCCTCTTATCTTATTAATTAGGGATGACAATAAATAAAGGATTTATATATGGGcacttaaaaaaattattagcaCAACAATCTAGTCTAGAGAAACTTCACCATCAGAGTCGATGTGATCGAGTTTTAAGTCTAATGTTCCCTTAGGTTCGGCCGAAAACATCATGATCACAGATCACAGCACAGGTCACTCACCCACGATATTTTTTAAAGaagaattttaagaatttcttaACTTTACATTATGAAATTACAATACACCTCATTATATAACACACAAAAAATAACccttctctttatctttcttatCCGTTCACTTCAGACTGCAAACAATTACACAGTAAATTCccaatattattttatgaatttgaacACTAACCACAATTGGTGTGCAACTGTCTTGCAACACTTTTAACCACCCTacataaatcaaatttaatttgagaTTTGTGTCGTCCCCTACTCTTATCACATATTGGATAAAACATAAATGAGCATTCATAAAGAGATTATAATTAATAGTAGGTCTACATATTAGTTGCCATTAACATTGTTGAACCTACCGCGAGCAACGTCTCTTTCCATTCTTCTTCATAATTTATGCCAAAATGTATGCGTTGCtatattttttgtattcatATATGTTTTGAATGTGTATCCGAtaagatttattttatttgataaaattacTAAACTATACTAATGCCATTTATGATTTTTGTGGTTCAGAAGAATTTCAATATATGCGGAGtacattttattaaataattttatttatttttttggtgtgtatgatatttatttcttgtttttttgtGGCGATAGATAATAGACTCGGgggaaattgaaattaaattccatCTATTAATTCTGTTTATGGAAGATTCtttgttatttaaatatatagaatatatatatatgccaCTTGTCCACGCGAacctttaatttgtttatatatttttcagTTTTAAGTAAAATAactcatatatatattatatatatatatatatatgggtaaTAATTTCACTATACAAGTATTAATGCTAATGACgtgtgtataatatatataagttaACTTGCTTTATTGATTAATCGTTTTTATGCAATTATTTCATATGCAGATAATTTATACCATACAAATCATAATAACCTGCATAGTTCTACATGACAACAATTTCGGTTCAGGTATATAACAAAatcttaaatatataaaattagttAGCTAGTTTTGTACATATTCAAACCAAGTAGCGACTCTTTTTCCAATTAAAAATCTTTTAGGAGTCTTAAATACATGAtactatatgattattttttcCATATATACGACTCTTTTTCCAAATATATATAGATTTCTCGACGTCTTAATAAAGTTTTtactaaattaattattttaatacataTAATACTCTGTAATGCTCTGATTCCAAACCAAATTCTTATTGGAGTTGGAGCGATTCTCCTTTTAAACGtataatactatatatatatatatatacatattcgTTCATAGCTCTTAATTATAGTTTGAAAATTTGCAAAGATATACAGCAAGATACAAGCGACGATATAAGCATGATGAGCgacaaaattcaacaaaatttcACAAATAAAATCTGTATAGAACCACCAACGTTGAGCCAGAAATTTGGCTACGACGCCAATTGTGttcataatatttgtttcatGGTATGTTGCATTATTaattctctactttttctcgTTTGCTTTCTATCTATAAAACCATGCACTAAAATTAGATAATTAGGGTTTCATTGTTATATTTTACATGTTTCTTTGAAATTGATTAGTGCATAGTTGGTGATATTAgcaaacaattttaatttaatgtcAAATTTGTGATTGATTAGTGCATATGTAGCCACATCCACTCAAAGATTGATGACAATATATGTAACATCAAGTGCCTAGAACCGGATTGCAGAAAACCCCTAATTCGAATGTCGGTCGATGATCCCATCTTTGCTCTTCGTCTGATTGTCTGTGCCAATCATATGTTTCAACTTACAAAAGTTGTTATTGCCCTTATCGGGATTGCTCTGAGCTGATTCTCAACGAATGCAACGTGGCGACCGAAAAATGTGTTTGCCCCGCATGCAAGAGGCTCTTTTGCTACGCATGTAGGGCTCCATGGCACGCGGGGTTAAGGTGCAGGGAGGCCTCCCAAGTAATGGATGAAAACGACGTTCGATTCGGTCTTTTGCTTAAGCAAATGCAGTGGACAAGATGCCCTAAATGTGACCATGCTATAGAACGTACTGAGGGTTGCCAATTTGTTATGTGTAGGAATTTTATTACCACTTTAATTATAGCTTAaattaagagaataattattattaaaatcatAAGTTTTTATTGAATTCTCATCCGTCtcataatttttctattttgtctTTCTTTCCTGTGCCATGCAGATGTCGGACATTATTTTGCTATTTATGTGGTTCACAACAATGTCAACATATACGAATTCGGAATCACATTATTACAATTATGTATATAATTATTACTCTGTCTTgtatgttgatattttatcttgTGGGGTTCGGAGGAAATGGAAAGTAAAATTCTATcgaatatttttgtttttggtatATTCTTTGTTATTAATaacattaataatatataataatttgcTTTACAAATTGACTGTTTTGAAGTAATATTTCATATGTAGATTAATTTTATTACACAAATGATATGGATCGTAATTATacataaacaataaataaaaaatgctaATATAACTAATTAATTTTGCAATTAATCTAAAGCAATTATGCATGTCCAagataatactagtactaattttattaattaagaaTATTCTATATTTACAATAATAACAAATTAATAGAACTCAAGTTGAAGGAGAAGAAGGAAATGGACTGATGGAGACAGGCAtataatgaattaattagaCAACATTGACATtggtaataaaaatatttttaaattttattgttaCTACTCAAATAGAAATTCAAGTAAAAAGACAATCATACAGATTCAGCCTCGAAACAACTAATTTATCCAAGTAAACCACCAAATATAATCTAGAGTTTGCTGATCGAgatgaaataatttttttgaattttttaaaattttcacattCTACTTTACCAAACAATTATTGTTTCCATGAAAAGAGCATATTtcattgaaattaaaatacaagCAAAACTTACAACTTTAATTTTTGGGAAATATCTGAAGTTAATATTATGGCACATTTTGGGATGATAGTATGATACTGAgttttaatttacaattaataaatatgagagagagggagagaaagtaaagtggAGAATGAACAAGTCTCATTAGTGagaaaaatttatcaaaaacagaagtactatttatttttatgggatgggccaaaatgcaaaattaattatctatttttatgggaccgagtgagtattattttttattaataaaagaaGTATTCTTTAAGTTTAAAGATTAATAAAATGTGTAAATataaatttgataaatatctaaaTTGTAgtcaataaatcaaaatcttTGATTAGGACTCTTTCCAACCAAGGCGACTCTTTTTCCAATTCGAAATCTTTTAGGAGTATATGATTCTTTTTTCCAAATATGTGACTCTTTTATCCAAATACACATTGATTTCTCGACGCCTTAGTAAAGTTTTTGCTAAATTAATAGGCGTACTATTTGAATACATAAAATACTTTGTAATGGTCTGATACCAAACCGAATGCTTATTGGAATCGGAGCGTTTCTCTTTTTAAATGTTTAATGGTATATACTTAGATGCATAGGCGTTCATAGCTCTTAACTAAAGTTTGTCAATTTGCAGAGAAATACAAGTGTCATGAGCAACGAAATACAACAAGATACAAGCGGCAATACAAGCGCCAGGAGCGACGAAATATGGCACGCTGCAAGCGACGATATACAACAAACTTTCACGTGTGAAATATGTATAGAACCAGCGATGTTGAGCGAGAAATTCGGCCACGATGCCAATTGTGttcataatatttgtttcatGGTACGTTGTATTATTacttttctacttttttttatttgtttgcttTCAATCTAAAAAACCCTACACCTAAatagaaaattagggtttcattATATTTTACGTTTCTTTAAAATTGATTGATGCATCGTTGGTAAAAAAGCgaccaattttaatttaatgtcAAACTTTGTGATTGAATAGTGCATAGGTAGCCACATCCAATCAAAGATTGATGACAACATATGTACCATCAAGTGACAGAAATTGGATTGCAGAAAAACCCTAATTCCCATGGAATGTCGGCCGATGATCCCATCTTCACTCTCGTAAAGTGGTCCGATTGTTTGTGCCAATCAACCGTTTCAACTTACACAAGTTGTTATTGCCCTTATTCTCTGAGCTGATTCTTAATGAGTGCAATGTGGCAACCACAAAATGTGTTTGCCCCGCTTGCAAGAGGCTCGTTTGCTACGCATGTAGGGCTCCATGGCACGCATGGTTTAGGTGCAGCGAGGCATCCCAAGTAATGGATGAGAACGACATTCTATTCAGTGTTTTACTTGAGTAGATGAAGTGGAAAAGATGCCCTAAATGGGGTCACGCGGTACAACGCAATAAGGGTTGTCAAATTGTTACGTGCAGGTATTTTTAACTACGTACTATGTTTTGTCTCATTTACTATTACTATCACTGgaatgtgatcaaatacaaactctaaatattgtacaaactccaaactatgatctggaccgttagaaaatatcaacagataataaaatagtagcaacaaaaaatgtcaacacaatgtcaacgattgatgctgtgttgatattgtgttgactctgtgttgaaattttctattgctattattttgtcatttgttgatatttttaacggttcagatcatagtttggagtttgtacaatatatgagtttgcattttatcactaccctactATTACCACTTTAATTATAACTTTTCATTGACTTCTTATTTGTCCcgtaatttttctattttgtgttTCTTTCTCGTGCCATGCAGATGTCGGACAAAGTTTTGCTATGCATGTGGTTCACAAACTTGTCGACATGTGCAAGAGAATACCGTTGTTGGACTTATGTGTATAATATTAATGATTGGTCTATTCATCTTTTCTCTTGTGAAATTAGCCGAAAGACTCAGAACACATTCAAATTGAAATTCCATcggttatttttgtttttggaaGATTCtctattattaatatatacaattgatttgtttcatattttttcGATTTTAAGTAAATCGTCTCATACGGATAATAAGTCCActatacaaataataataataataataataataataataataataataataataatataatatgaatatatTAAGTTGCTTTACAAATTGACTGTTTTGAAGTAATATTTCATATGTAGATTAAGTTTATTACACAAATGATATCGATCGTAATTGTACCTAAGAACAATACGTAACAAAAtcctaatatatttaattaattaactttgCAATAAATCTAAAGCAATTATGCATGTCTATGAtactccgtcccttaaaatttgGCATCATTTGActcggcacaggttttaagaaatgtaatagaaagtgagttgaaaattttagttgcatatgggtcctacttttatatattagttttaaaataaaatgtgattgagaatgaattagtggaatgtagggtccactacaaaaatggtaaaagtgaaaggtgacaaatttttaggaacggacaaaaaaggaaataggtgacaaattttcagggacggatggagtactaatttttataataaaatcttTATATTATCAGAATattcaatatttaaaataataacaaattaATAGAATTCAAATTGAAGGAGAAGGAGATGGAGACAGACATATATTGAATTAATCAGACAACATTGACTTTTGGTAATAAAAAtatctttaaattttatttatattttttaactaAATGAACTAAAACTCAAATAGAAATTCAAGTAAGAACACAATTATGCTGATTCAGCCTCGAAACAACTCATTTCTCCAAGTAAACCACCAGATACAACCTAGAACTTACAAGTTTCACATTCTACTTTACCAAACAATTATTGTTGCCATGAAAAGAGCatatttaattgtaattaaaatataagcaAAACTTACAACTTCAATTTCTGGGAAATCtctaaatttaatattaatacatattttgcatatttaattgtaattaaaatataagcaAAACTTACAACTTCAATTTCTGGGAAATCtctaaatttaatattaatgcATATCTTGAgatgatacgagttttaattcACAATTGATAAGTATGAGATAGTAAATAGAAAGTAAAAGTGATTGAAATACAACAATGAAACAAACCCTAATTATCTAATTTCAGTGTAGGGTTTTATAGACTTAAAACAGACAAatcaaaaaaagtaaaaaaataacaatGCCCTTACACAAGCCCGATTGCCTATCAACTGTTTCAACTTACACAAGTTGCTATTGTCTTTATCGGGACTGCTCTGAGCTGATTCTTAATGAGTGCGAATTGGCAACCACAAAATGTGCTTGCCCTGCTTGCAAGAGGCTCGTTTGCTACGCGTGTAGGGTTTCATGGCACGTCGGGTTTAGGTACAGCGAGGCATCCCAAGTAATggatgaaaatgacgttcaattTGGTCTTTTGCTTGAGGAGATGGAGTGGAAAAGATGCCCTAAGTGTGGTCATGCAATAGAACACATTCAGGGTTGTCGATTTGTTATGTGCATGTATTTTTAACTACTATCTTTTGTCTAATTCACTATTACTATTACCACTTTAATCATAACTTTTCATTGACTTCTGATTTGTCtcataatttttctattttgtgttTCTTTCCCATGCCATGCAGATGTCGGACAAACTTTTGCTATGTACGTGGTTCACAAGATTGTGAACATGTGCGTCAGAATGCCATTGCTACAGttatatttgtaatatttatgaTAACTTTATCGATCTTTAATATTGTGTGGGTCGGAAcagattgaaattaaaattccatcgattattttgtttttggaaGATTCTTTGTTATTAACATATACTATTgatttgtttcatattttttaatttttaagtaaATCGTCTCATGGATAATAAGTTCACTATACACATAGTAATAATGCtgatatatatagtatataataGTATAGACTAGTTTGCTTTACTAATAGACTGTTTTGAAGTAATTATTTCATATGTAGACTAGTATTATTACACAAATGATAACGATCGTAATTGTACATGAAGCGATATATAACAAAATCCTGTATAATGCAATAAATCTAAAGCAATTATGCATATCTGtgataatactattattttaattttacaataaaatgttcatatttttaagaatattggatatttacaaaataacaaattaatataATTCAAATTGTAGGAGGAGGAGATTGAGACAGAGGTATATTGAATTAGTGAGACAACATTGACATTggtaatttaaatatttttaaattttattgtttttttaaataatgaactaaaagTTAGTTCGATCTAAAATTCAAGTAAGAACACAATTATACTTATTCAGCATCGAAACAACTCATTTCTCCCTGCAGTAAACCACCAAAAACAATCTAGAGTTAGCTGATAAAgattaaatgaaatttttaattttaaaatatcgcTTTCGACTTTACAAAATGATTATTGTTGCCatgaaaatagtactccatattttattgaaattaaaatataagcaAAACTTACAACTTCAACATCTGGGAAATCTCTGAATTTAACATTAGGGCACATTTAATTTTGGGATGATTCGAGTTTTAATTCACAATTAATAAGTATGAAATGGATAGAAAGTAAAAATtaattgttagtggagaatgagtcactTTCGTTATAGAGaaaaaattaaccaaaaatagaagtgtttatttttatggaacggaccaaaatagcaaaaagttgtttaaaattttatgggatgaattgaGTAATATATTTTGCTAATAAAAGGAGTATTCTTTAAGTTCACGAATAAAAATGTGTAAATataaatttgataaatatctagaTTGTAGTCAAATCTTTGATTAGGATTTAGGACTCTTTCTAACCAAGGCGATCGAAATCTTTTAGGAGACTTGccttatgattatttttttccaaatatGTGACTCTTTATCCAAATATACATCGATTTCTCGACGCTTTGTAAAGTTTATTCTaaagtaattattttaatacataTAATACTTGGGTAGTGGTCTGATACCAAACCGAATTCTTATTGGAATTGGGGCGATTCTCTTTTTGAACGTATATTGCTATATATTGAGATACATAGTCTCTCATAGCTCTTAGGTTTGTAAATTTCGACGAAATTCAGCAACGTATATATACATAGAAGCGTCATGAGCAACGAAATACAACAAGATACAAGCAACAATACAAGCGTAATGAGCAACGATACAAGCGTCATGAGCGACGAAATACAACAAAATTTCACGTGTGAAATCTGTATAGAACCAGCGATGTTGAGCCAGAAATTCAGGCACAATGCCTATTGTGttcataatatttgtttcatGGTATGTCTCGTTATTAATTTTTCTACTTTGTATTCGTTTGTGTTCGAAATAGAATTTGGGTGTCCCAAGGATGTTGGGAAGAGAATTATGGAGTCCCAATCTGTTGGAAAGAGGAGATAACATTTATAATGTAGAATTCCAAGTAGTCTAGTCCCTAGATGCATTGATATCTTTTGCCCTATAAATACCATTGTACATTGTATCCTCAAAACACAATTCAGTGAATAAACTTCTCTTTCAAACTCAATattcaaatactccctctgtcccattagaaatgcaacgttttcctttttgggacgtcccaCTAAAAATGCAACATTTCCTTAAAAGGAAAAAATCAGGAAATTTTAATTACTAATTAGGGCTCACTAATTAAGTTCATTaagcatt is a window of Salvia splendens isolate huo1 chromosome 3, SspV2, whole genome shotgun sequence DNA encoding:
- the LOC121796620 gene encoding transcription repressor OFP14-like, translated to FSGLKKKKMPKANQIPKSLQECLSKLKISNKQFPQRRRQILPGGAGGKEKEDDSVTLSDIDKFLFENFRSLYREEYEEGISRKTAFLHESPRLHEPPPPENLCGSARFFVECGSASSRITDEPFSSVSSSSTAAADGALAPEDFIALMTYSPDPYDDFRRSMQEMVEVRMEHNRNVDWKFLEELLFCYLDLNNKKSYRFILRAFVDVIVLLREKSGKSPANKPLLSGGGRGGKM